In Vreelandella piezotolerans, one genomic interval encodes:
- a CDS encoding ABC transporter substrate-binding protein encodes MRHTLLQRGLLGMLMGGLLAGTAQARTLETAYGDVEVADNPVRVVTLYEGALDAALAAGVTPIGAVTTRGGDNVAQYVTDYLNAHELAHPEIVGVVREINIEAVLAQQPDLILAAAQLPEEQYQLLSQIAPTVVPPTQPLAADNWEAEARLFGQALNQEEAIDEAISAVDQRVDAMAEAVADADVGDNAYLVRWMPGGPMVMSEKLIATGLLERVGLDVQGGELIGERGVHSDVLSLENLSQVDGDWLFLATLNDDGQAALESAKQSAAFDRLNVVQNERVVPVNGQLWSSANGPLAAQAILDDIENALLP; translated from the coding sequence ATGCGACACACGTTACTGCAGCGCGGTTTACTGGGAATGTTGATGGGCGGTTTGCTGGCGGGTACTGCCCAAGCGCGCACCTTGGAGACGGCCTATGGCGACGTGGAGGTTGCTGATAACCCGGTGCGTGTCGTCACACTGTATGAAGGCGCGCTGGATGCCGCGCTGGCGGCGGGCGTGACGCCGATAGGGGCCGTCACCACCCGTGGCGGTGATAACGTGGCGCAATACGTTACTGACTACCTGAATGCCCACGAGCTTGCGCACCCCGAGATCGTGGGCGTCGTGCGGGAAATCAATATCGAAGCCGTGTTGGCCCAGCAGCCGGATCTGATTCTGGCCGCGGCCCAACTGCCGGAGGAGCAGTACCAGCTGCTATCGCAAATCGCCCCCACCGTGGTGCCCCCCACACAGCCGCTGGCAGCCGATAACTGGGAAGCCGAAGCGCGCCTGTTCGGCCAGGCCTTGAACCAGGAAGAGGCCATTGACGAAGCGATCAGCGCCGTCGATCAGCGGGTCGACGCGATGGCAGAGGCGGTGGCTGACGCCGATGTAGGCGACAACGCCTATCTGGTGCGCTGGATGCCCGGCGGCCCCATGGTGATGTCGGAAAAGCTGATTGCCACTGGCCTGTTGGAGCGCGTTGGCCTGGACGTTCAAGGCGGCGAGCTGATTGGGGAGCGGGGTGTGCATAGCGACGTGTTGAGCCTTGAAAACCTCTCCCAGGTAGACGGCGACTGGCTGTTCCTGGCCACGCTGAACGACGATGGCCAAGCCGCCCTGGAGAGCGCTAAACAGAGTGCCGCTTTCGATCGCTTGAACGTGGTACAGAACGAGCGCGTGGTGCCGGTGAACGGCCAACTCTGGAGCAGTGCCAACGGCCCGCTGGCGGCCCAGGCGATTCTGGATGATATCGAGAACGCCCTGCTGCCGTGA
- a CDS encoding TonB-dependent receptor domain-containing protein, with the protein MPRFTRTTLASAIALSVTAVAHAQEATQSSTPLNNMVVTAAGYEQTLNNAPASIAVITREELEQQQFSNIAEAIADVPGVDVRAGTGKTGGLNISIRGMPSDYTLILIDGRRQNTSGSVTPNGFGETSTSFMPPLSAIERIEVIRGPMSTLYGSDAMGGVINIITRRIGDDWAGSVSVENTFQEDRDAGNRSAINLYSAGPLVEDTVGLQVRGRLFDRDSSERMIENSAGRDPRPSEARIYSIGGRLNVTPDEANELWLDAERARQVYSNDDNRLGTQDGTDRAGQPSPGRVNGYRDELRFNRDQIAIGHTGHYSAGTWESSVTRNFTETLGRTLPAGSAPDYGYEAQGGEDRLLENRDIIVDTKFVAPLGDHMATIGGQYIDAELQDGTAGDITFEQTSWALFAEDEWMLRDDLALTLGGRYEHHDAFGGHFSPRGYLVWNTTPEWTLKGGVSRGYKTPSLNDLHSGINGFGGQGTTVNIGSPDLEPEKSTNYEIGAIYDNQSGFTAGATVFYNRFTDRIADAADIPNCQFVDSNGNTPNAGLANCLSIGNFTQQESFGQLTNIDEAETRGVELNASYQLAPAWRVSGGYTFTDSEITSGANEGQVLTNTPDHKLTADLTWAINDRWSTTLEGEYYSSRERFVGEVSGESASLVEQLGNKLDGYELFNLRSSYRFSDNVRLTGTIYNLFDKDFTGADTFVHNGDTLLAYRFTQTGRSTDGVALDGRSVWVSATYDF; encoded by the coding sequence ATGCCACGCTTTACTCGCACCACCCTCGCGAGCGCCATCGCGCTTAGCGTTACTGCGGTGGCTCATGCCCAAGAAGCCACCCAAAGCAGCACACCGCTCAACAATATGGTGGTCACCGCCGCCGGTTATGAGCAAACGCTGAACAATGCCCCTGCGAGTATTGCCGTGATTACCCGTGAAGAGCTGGAGCAACAACAGTTCTCTAACATCGCCGAGGCGATTGCCGATGTGCCGGGGGTCGATGTGCGCGCCGGGACGGGCAAAACCGGCGGATTGAACATCTCCATCCGCGGCATGCCTAGCGACTACACGCTGATTTTGATCGATGGCCGCCGCCAGAACACCTCAGGTAGCGTCACGCCGAACGGCTTTGGCGAAACCTCCACCAGCTTCATGCCGCCGCTCTCTGCCATCGAGCGTATCGAGGTCATTCGTGGCCCGATGTCGACGCTATATGGCTCGGACGCCATGGGCGGGGTCATCAACATCATTACGCGCCGCATTGGTGACGACTGGGCGGGCTCGGTGAGTGTCGAAAACACCTTCCAGGAAGATCGCGATGCGGGCAACCGCTCGGCCATCAATCTCTACAGTGCCGGGCCGCTGGTGGAGGACACGGTCGGCCTGCAAGTACGTGGCCGCCTGTTCGACCGCGACAGCTCCGAACGCATGATCGAGAACAGCGCTGGTCGCGACCCGCGCCCTTCTGAAGCGCGCATTTACTCCATCGGCGGGCGTTTGAACGTTACCCCGGATGAAGCCAACGAGTTGTGGCTGGATGCAGAGCGCGCTCGTCAGGTGTACTCCAACGACGATAACCGCCTGGGTACCCAGGATGGCACCGACCGTGCCGGTCAGCCTTCGCCGGGCCGGGTCAACGGCTATAGAGACGAGCTGCGCTTCAATCGCGACCAGATCGCCATTGGCCACACCGGCCACTACAGCGCAGGCACCTGGGAAAGCAGCGTAACGCGTAACTTCACCGAAACCCTCGGCCGCACGCTGCCAGCAGGCAGCGCCCCGGATTACGGCTATGAAGCCCAGGGCGGTGAAGATCGCCTGCTGGAAAACCGCGATATTATCGTCGACACCAAATTTGTAGCGCCTTTAGGTGACCACATGGCCACTATTGGCGGCCAGTACATCGATGCCGAGCTGCAGGACGGTACCGCAGGCGATATTACCTTCGAGCAAACCAGCTGGGCGCTGTTTGCCGAAGACGAATGGATGCTGCGCGACGACTTAGCACTAACGCTGGGCGGCCGCTATGAACACCACGATGCCTTCGGCGGCCACTTTAGCCCACGGGGTTACTTGGTGTGGAACACCACGCCCGAATGGACGCTGAAAGGCGGCGTGAGCCGTGGCTACAAAACGCCGAGCCTGAACGACCTGCATAGCGGTATAAACGGTTTTGGCGGCCAGGGCACCACGGTCAACATTGGCTCGCCGGACCTGGAACCCGAGAAGAGCACCAACTACGAAATTGGCGCTATCTACGATAACCAGAGCGGTTTCACGGCGGGTGCCACGGTGTTCTACAACCGGTTCACCGACCGTATCGCCGATGCGGCCGATATTCCTAACTGCCAATTCGTCGACAGCAACGGCAATACGCCCAACGCCGGGCTGGCGAACTGCCTGAGCATTGGCAACTTCACCCAGCAGGAGAGCTTTGGCCAGCTGACCAATATCGACGAAGCCGAAACCCGTGGCGTCGAGCTGAATGCCAGCTACCAGCTAGCGCCGGCATGGCGGGTCAGCGGTGGCTACACCTTCACCGATTCCGAAATCACCTCGGGGGCCAATGAAGGCCAGGTGCTGACCAACACGCCTGATCACAAGCTGACCGCTGATCTCACCTGGGCGATCAACGACCGCTGGAGCACTACGCTGGAAGGTGAGTACTACTCTTCCCGCGAGCGTTTCGTGGGCGAGGTAAGCGGTGAATCCGCCTCGCTGGTAGAGCAGTTGGGCAACAAGCTGGATGGTTACGAGCTGTTCAACCTGCGCAGCTCCTACCGCTTCAGCGACAACGTGCGCCTGACCGGCACCATCTACAACCTGTTCGATAAAGACTTCACCGGCGCGGATACCTTCGTGCACAACGGCGACACGCTGCTGGCTTACCGCTTTACCCAAACCGGCC